The stretch of DNA TTCTACGGAAGCGGCCTTTGATAAGAGGGCCCCGGTTTCATTTTTTATGCCCTCCTGGCCAAACTCTAGTGTGGATAGCGCTTCCACGGTTTGTTGTTCTACCTCGACTTTCATTGCTTCCTGACTAATCGGCAGCTGGACCGTAAAGGAGGAACCCTGACCTGGTGCACTTTCCAGGCTTATGCTTCCCCCCATAAGTGTGATCAGGTCTTTGGTAAGGGCCAGCCCGATTCCTGATCCGGTCCTGCTTATGTTGGAGCCCGGACCGCGATATTGGTATTTTTTTGTTTTAGTATCGGAATCTTCCTCTACCTGATAAAACCGGTCAAAAATGTAGGCTTGTTTTTCTTTGGGAATACCGGCGCCAGTATCAGTAACGTTTAGATACAAAACCTCCGCCATTTGCCCGGTCTCTCTTTCGATGGTGCGTTTTTCCAATATAAGGTAGACCTGGCCATTTTCCGGGGTGAATTTGATGGCGTTAGACAGGAGGTTGGAAATGATGCGCAGGAACTTTTCCTGATCGAAGTCCATAAAAAGCTCTCTTTCCTTTGGGATAAAATGCAAGTTTACCCCTTTCATTTCCGCCATCATCTCGTAGGATGCCATGATAAACCTGAGGTATTGGACCATGTCTCCCTGGACTAGCTCGAGCTTGAGCTTTCCCGACTCCAGTTTGCGCAGATCCAGTATCTGGTTGACCAGGTTGAGCAAGTTGAGGCTGTTGCGTTTGATCAATTCTTTTGTTTTTATGGGCTCAACAATCTGGTCAGCCATGCCGCTAATAACCGTCAGGGGGGTGCGGAATTCGTGGGTGATATTAGTGTACAATTCGTTCTTGAAGGCGTCGAGGGCCCTGAGGTTTTCCGTTTCCTGCTTTTGTAGTTGGCGCTGGAGTTGATAACGATACCAGCTATAGATTAGCCCGGCCATCAAGATTAAATAGCTGGTGTAGGCCCACCAGGTTTTCCACCAAGGAGGGAATACCCGGAGGGAGACCAATTTCATTTCCGGAGAAGTTCGCTGGTCTAGGCTTTTCCGTCTTACCGACAAGGTATATGTACCCGGCGCCAGATTGGTAAAGGTCATGATCTTTTCCCGCCCTATTTCTATCCATTGGTTGCTAAAATCGGATAAGCGGTATTCGTACTTATACCGGGTTCCGAAATCCCAACTCAAATCAGAAAAGGTGATTTCGATGATTCTATCCTGGTGGGTAAGCTTGAGCGGCGTCTCCTTCTCTTCCAGGTAATAGTGTTCATTAGTCCGATTTTCGGAATTAGAAATATTAAAAGTAGAAACAGTATGGATGTGAGGGTTGAACGGCGAGTCATTCTGTTGTGCTCCTTGGGGCTTGATCGCAACCACGCCTTCGACCGTTCCGAAAAGCAGTACGCCGGTTTGTCTGTCCAGGAAATGAGCTTTGGGAAGGAATCCCGATGATTGCAGACCATCGGAGGAGATGATCGGCTGAAAAACTGTTTTGGTCTGATCAGGAAGCTTGGTAGCCAGCCCGTCCTGTGTGCTTATCCAAAGCGTTCCCTGACGGTCTTCTAATATGGCGAAGATAGAATTATTGGGTAAGCCGTCGTTTTCGAAAAAACGTTCAAATTGTCCGGTTTGGCGGTTGAATTTGTTGAGTCCGACGCTCGTACCTATCCAAAGCGCTTTCTGCCGGTCTTCAAAAATGGACCATATCAGGTTATTGGAAAGTGAGGTAGGATCTGCAGGAACATGGAAAAAGTGCGTAAAGGTTTCATCCTGAATGTTCATTCTGCTAAGCCCGTCCCGGGTGCCGATCCAGAGGATGCTGTCACTTTCCAGATATAGGGTGCGGATGTAGTTGCTGAGAAGAGAATGCCGTTTATCAGGACCTGCTTGGAACTGTTTCACCAGGCCGGTTTCCGGATCCAGGTAATTGAGGCCTTTCGACCAGGTCCCGATCCAGACTTTGTTGGACGGATCTACTTGCAGGCCCCAAATTCGATTTTCGCTAATGGTTCTACCTGGGGGAGATTGGGGAGTATAGAGGAAATGCTCAAATTGAAGGGAGAGCGGGTCCATTCTGAAAAGTCCCTTTCGAGAAGTGGAAATCCATATTTTCCCTTTCAAGTCTTTCGTTAGCTGTATGATCTCGTTATCATTGAATTCCTTGGGCACGCCGCTGAGTGTTTGAATATTTTGTATCCTTTGTAACTTCCCATCCTGGCCTAAAGTGCATTTGTCAAGACCGGATGTGAGCGTCCCCAACCATAAATTACCCTGATCGTCTTTAACGAGACTACGGATCTGGCCGGAAGATATAGAAGATGGGTCTTCCGGATCATGTTGATAAAAATTCATGAAATCAGTGCGTCTCCAACCAACTGAGATTCCTCCTCCATAAGTTCCGATCCAAATATTACCTTGCTGGTCCAATAAGAGTTTATTGATTGGAAAGGAGGAAAGCGCCTGCTTGTCAAACGTTTTTTGATCTAGATAAGTCGTTGCTCCGGAAACCAGATCTATCCATTTCATACTTTCTGGTGAGGCCACTAATAAACGACGGTCTTCATCCATCTGGAATCTCAAAACCACTTCGTTTAATGAGCGAGGCTTGACGGAAAGCCCTGCAAAGTATGCTTCGAATGGCTGAATACCAGAATCTGTTTCTCCAATATTGAAAAAATAGGCATTCTCCCTTCTATGGAGGAATATGGTGCCTCTGTTATCCCACAGATCACCTCTTTCATGTCCTTCCAAAGAAATGCCTTCAAAGCTCGGGATCAGAAAATGGTCAATTTTTCCGGAGGGAATATGCAGCCGGTCAATTCCCGCCTCGGTGCTGACCCACATATACTCTTTTTCAATATGGATAATCTCTAAGATACCAACTTGTTGATTAAAAAAGGAGGCGTTCGTTTGGTATGCAAATGGAACGGCAAAAGTAGAATTTGCAGTCTGATCTTCATTGAGCCTGAACAGGCCGTGACTGTCCGTTGATATCCAGATGTTGTTCCATTCATCTTCATATACTGCATTGATCCGGACGGTTATTTCCTTTCCTTCCTGGTCCAGGATAGGGATGCGTTTAAATTTACCGGTGTTCTTGATAAGTAGATTGAGGCCATTAAACGTACCTACCCATAGCCGTTGCCGGCTGTCTTCAAATAAAGCATAGATAAAATTCCCACTTAAGCTCTCCGGATCTTGGGGATCAAACCGAAAGTTCAAAAAATGTTGGCCATCATATCGGTTGAGGCCGTTTTCAGTGCCAATCCACAGGAATCCCTGATCATCCTGGATCATAGAGAGAATGACATTACTTGCCAGGCCATCCTGGTAGGAAATACGCGTGAAGTTGAAGTTTTCCTGGGCAGTTACATCGTAGGGCACGACCCATAGCGACCAGGCAATGAGCATTATGCTAACCTTGAGAGAGTGAAAAAAAAACCGAGGTCTTTCAGCTGCTCCGGATTGGGGATACATTACTTGCTATCATTACTTATTAAAAGTTCACCTTCCCTTTGCACGAAAGGGCTCTACAAGTTACAAATATACAGAAATTCCCTGGTAGAGAAAGCAGGAAGCAGCATTTTGCCGGGAATCAGGCCCCTCCCAGTTCAAATCATAAAGGACTGATAGCTGTTATTGTCTGTAATCATCACGAAATAATAGATGTGCAGGGACTATAATGATCTTCCCATCGGGAGAAAGGCCCCTCCTACGGATACTGCTGTCCACTATTGAAGGTGTCCACTACAATGCCGTCTGAGCCAAAGGATGTGCTAGGCGAGCCATCCGGAATGAAATATAGTGATAAATTGAGCCCCGACTCGCAAGAATCAGGGGCTCAAAAGGGTGGATTGAATACCTCTTCCCTTATTCCTGGATCAGGAACTGCTGCGCCTGAGATCCATTGCAATCCTGGATATCGATATTCGACCGCTTACCGTATACGCCGTCGGTGTTTTTCTCGATCTGCATGCACTTGTCCGGGTTGACCACCGAGCGGATTGATTGGGTCATCCCGTCGTAGAGCCATTTTTGGGCGTTGGTACCGTTGCAGTTGTACAACTGGACGTTATTGCTCTGGCTGAGGTCGATGCACAGATCGCGATATTCGCGCATTTTGATGCTAAGGCCGTCAAAATACCAGACCTCGGCGTAAAGGGTCGGATCTTTGGTCCAGAGCTGGATATTGGAACCCGATTCATTGGCGGTATGGGAGTGTATGGCGAAGCCCGGCGCTGATACCGGAATAATATACCTGGCAGTAAGGGGATTACTTACAGTTGTTGCTCCTGCTATCTCCCATTTCTGGTTATTATTCGTGTACTGGCAATCCCACAACTGGAGGTTGACATTGGCGGTCGATGCACTTCCATTGGCCGCATCAAAGCATTTGTCACAATTCAGGGTGGAGTGGATCGTTTTGTAGAGGCCATTGTACACCCAGCGTTGGGCTTCGGTATTGTTGCAATCCCAGAGTTGAATATTAGTGCCATTTCCTGTGTTGCTATGATCCAGGTCCAGGCATTTGTTGAAATCCAACATCGAATGAATTGTCCGATCCTCCGTATTCAAATACCACTTTTGATTGGCGTTTCCAGTACAGTTAAATGACAGGATATTCGTGCCGTTGCTGGTATTGCTACCGGTGTCATCAATGCATTTTCCGGTATTGTAAGCAAATTTAATGCTTTTTGATTGTAGCAAACCATAAACAATATAGCCATTAGAGGGACTGCCTGTAGTGCCTGCACCAACAATTGATTTTCGTTCTATATTGATACTGGAGGTTACATGACTTCCGCCACCGCCGCCACCGCCGGCTTTGCCAACATCATTATATCCTCCTCCTCCTCCTCCGCTGTAACCGCCACCGCCGCCACCGGCCGTATTACCTGAACCGCCACCGCCGAATCCAAATCCACCCCAACAAATGCATTCACAACCAAGGCCTCCGGTTGGCCAGCCCTTCTCTGCTCCAGCGGGGTTGTCATAACCCTCATTGCAGGATGCGTTACCAAATAATACATTTTTATCCATGGATGCGCCTCCGCTGGCATCGTCGGTTGATTGACCCGGGAGGTTTTTACCTCCGCCATTATTTAGATCGGCTCCATCTGCAGAAGTTCCAGAGTAGCCTGTTTCATTGGCAGATCCTGGCCGGCCCGGTTGATTTTGTCCACCACCACCACCGCCACCGGCGACCATCAGAACGATGCTTTCATTGTCCCAGCTGGTTTTCCCTGCAGGCAGGAGTACAACAGCACTTCCCCCGCCGCCGCCGCCGGCAGATCCTCTGCCAAGGCTCCCGGTGGTTCCGTAATGGCTTCTGCCATGTTGTCCCTGGATCATCCGGAGTGTGGAACCCGGAGGAATCTGGTTGGTTCCGGTGCCAATTTCGAACATACCCTTCGTCACAGCACCTATACCACCGTTGTGGCTCAGATTGTATCCGCCATCTCCACCCTTTACTTCCAGGTACAGGTAGGAAGCCTCTGTTGTGGAAGGGATGGTTACTTCCTGATAGTGTCCGCTTGTAACGTATTCATAAGGATAACCCGGGTTATAGGTGTACAAATAATTTTCAAGGTTGATTGGACTCTGTGCTGTTACCGTGTGTATACTCAGGTAAACGATTGCCAACATGAAGGCCCCAAATTTTTTAAGCATGGAACTGAACTTATTTTGATGTTTCATGATATCTGTTTTTTAAGATAAAAGATTTGCCTATGATGGTCAGGCGTGATTTGCAGTAGCAAAGTTCGGCTCCTATTAAAGGAAGATCTTTTACTATTGTCTTGATTTATCGGACTATTGTTTAGGAAGGATATCTGGCAAAACATGCTCCGGCACCAGAGTTGAGTCCGGTGGCGGAGCATGTTCAAGAGGATAAGGAAATACGCACTTCCTTACTCCTGGATCAGAAACTGCTGGGCAGCCGACCCATTGCAGTCGTGAATCTCCACATTCGACCGCTTGCCGTACGCGCCATCCGTGTTTTTCTCGATCTGCATGCACTTATCCGGGTTGACCACCGAGCGGATCGATCGATTCATGCCGTCGTAGAGCCATTTTTGGGCGTTGGTGCCGTTGCAGTCGTACAATTGGATGTTATTGCTCTGGCTGAGGTCGATGCACAGGTTCTGGTGATCGCGCATCTTGATGGCCAGGCCGTCGAAGTACCACTGTTCGGCCGTGTTGATGTTGTCTTTGGTCCACAACTGGATGTTGGAGCCCGATTCGGCGCCGGTATGGGAGTGGACGGCAAAACCGGTAGCTGAAACTGGAACGATGTGTTTCATGTTTGACAAATTGCTCACGGCCGTAGCGCCGTCGATCTCCCACTTTTGGTTTTTACTTGTGTAGTTGCAATCCCACAACTGTAGGTTTACATTCAAGTTGATCGCTTTGCTGGCATCTTTTGCATCAAAACATTTGTCCGAATTCACCCCAGAGTGGATCGTTTTGTAGAGACCATTGTACACCCATTTTTGGGCGCTGCTTCCATTACAATCATACAACTGGATGTTAGTGCCATTGTTCGTATTGCTATTGTCCAGGTCCAGGCATTTAGCCGTATTCAACTTCGAGCTGATGGTACGATCTTCCGCGTTTAGGTACCACTGTTGATTAGGGTTGCCCGTACAAGTGTAGGTTTGAATGTTAGTGCCGTTGCTGGTGCTGCTCCCGTAGTCGTCAATACACTTATTGGTGTTATAGGTGAAGCGGATAATACTCAGGGGCGAATCGGCTAATTCTAAAAAAGCAGAACCGTTCTCCGGGCTTGTGGTGGTACCCCGTTCAATGGGCGCTGCCAAGATGGTTTGCATGGACGTATTCAGATAGCTGGTTCCTCCGGTAGCTGAAGCGCCATCAGCATCTCCAGCGTCTCCACCGGTGTAGCCACCGCCGCCTCCGGGGTAAGCTGAAGTAGCATCCCCGTCGCCACCGGCGCCAAAACCCCAACCGCCCTGTGGGCCGGTATTAACACAATCTCCTCCGATCGGCTCCCCCGAATCCGGCCCTCCCGACCATCCGGCTTTGGCATGTTCACCGTACTTGTATTTGAGCGTTGAACTGTTCGCTCCACTTCCGGGCACGAAATATTCATCATCACCATAAGCGCCGGCTCCTCCACCTACCGTTGCGTAAGAGTTACCGCCTTTTCCATCTCCTTCCTCTCCTTCTATATAGGCGGGACTTGGTTCGCCCGTATTCCTGCCCATTATTAAGTCATGGGCACCTCCACCGCCACCACCGGCGACCATCAGCAGGGTCCACTTTTGAGTGCCCGCTTCTTTATAGGCAATACCTGTGCCGCCGCCGCCACCGGCCCCGGTGTTTCCGGCGGTCAGTCTGGATTCGCCGCTTTCTCCTACAATAAATCGCAGCGTAGAACCCGGCTTCAGGTTATTGGGTTCATTTCCTATTTTGAAATATGCTTTTAGTAAGCCCCCTCTGCCGCCGCCGACTTGAAAATCTGTAAGAAGATTCTTAAAATGGATCCTTCCGCCATCCCCGCCAACGGCAGTCAATAAGATGTATTGCTTGTCCGTTTGAGGAATGACGTAATCGTGGTATTGGCCATCGTATTGGAAGGTAGTCTGCTGTCCAAACAACTGAACGGTGCTCCCATAACAGAACAGCACCAGGATGGATACTATTCTGGAAAAGCGTTTGAAGAAATTATTTTTGTCTTTCATGATTTTTAGCTTTTTATGATAAAATCAATTTAACACAAAGTTGCAGCCTCGGGGAAAATGGAACTTTCCATATTGTCTTGATTTCTTGGACTATTGTTTTGAAAGAAAGGCCTGGTTAAAAAATGCTCCGGCACAGGGTTGATTCCTGTACCGGAGCATGATCAAAAGCGTGGAGAAAATCTTCTTCCCTTACTCCTGGATCAAAAACTGCTGCGCAGCCGAGCTATTGCAATCGTAAATATTTACATTCGACCGCTTGCCGTACACGCCGTCGGTGTTTTTCTCGATCTGCATACACTTATCCGGGTTGACCACCGAACGAATGGATTTCGTCATCCCGTCGTAAATCCACTTCTGGGCATTGGAGCCGTTGCAGTTGTACAACTGGATGTTGTTGCCATTGGAGGTGTTGCTTTGGCTCAGATCGACACACAGGTTTTGGTTATTGCGCATTTTTATGGCCAAGCCATCGAAATACCATTGTTCCGCTGTGTTTGCATCGTCTTTGGTCCACAGCTGGATATTGGATCCTGATTCTGCACCGGTATGAGAGTGCACTGCAAAATCTGGGGCATAAACCGGAATAATAAACCTGACATTCGCCGGATTGCTCACTGTACTTGCACCCTCAATTAACCACTTTTGGTTGTAATTTGAATATTGGCAATCCCATAACTGGACGTTGACATTGGAGCTCGTTGCTGTACCATTGGCCGCGTCAAGGCATTTGTCAAAATTTTCCGACGAATGGATCGTTTTATAAAGGCCATTGTACACCCAGTTCTGGGCTTCGGTACCATTGCAGTCATACAATTGAATATTGCTGCCATTACTGGTATTGCTGTTGCTCAGATCCAGACATTTGTTATAGTTCAACTTGGAGTGAATCGTACGATCTGTAGGGTGTATGAGCCACATCTGATTTATATTATCAGTACAAGAGTATGTCTGAATATTGGTACCGTTATCGGTACCGCTTTTATAGTCATCAAGACACTTGTTTGTGTTGTAGGCAAACCTGATCTCCTCTTCATAGGTGTACATCGCAAAGCCATTCTGAGGAGAACCGGTCGTGCCGTTGGAATAGGCTTTTGCGCCGGCGATGTAAGTAATATTGGCCCAGCTGCCACCTCCGTTATCATAAACAGGATTACCGCCGGAAATGCCAATATAACCGCCATAATGGCCACCACCGCCACCACCATAATACTTTTTCCCGTTCCCATCGGAATCATGGGTAGAAGCCCCGCTGCCGAATCCGGCGCCTCCTTTCGCGCTACAGCCAGATCCGACGGCAACCTGCTCGGGCGATCCATTATACATCCCGGCCTGTCCACCACATGGATCGTCGCTACTGGTATGTGTGCCACCGCCTTGTAAGCCCCAAGGGAGGTAGCTGGGTGTCTTTTCCATATTGTTGATGCTCGTTTTACCCGGGCCGCCATCCTCCCCACTTGAATTCCATCCTCCCAGATCTATGGTAGCCCCTCCGCCACCGGCAGCGACGGCAATGGTGGTCCACGTGGAGGTTCCAGGTGCTTTAAAAACGAGGCCGGAAGCGCCGCCGCCACCACTACCACGTATTTCCGTACTCTCACCCGCAGCGCCGGCAATGAAGCGGAGGGTACTACCCGGAGGGATCATACCCGAACCGGTACCGATGTTGAGCCATCCCGTTACCGTAGCCCCGCGGCCGCCATTTCCAATACTGTTTTTTCCACCATCGCCGCCCTGGAGCACGATGTACATATTTTCGTGGTCGCTGGTCACTACCATATCCTTGGTTCCGGAGTGGATAATATCCTGGGCGCCCAGTTCTGCAACGGTCATCCCCAGGAAGATCATCATTAATGAAAGGGTCCAAATGCCTTTGCCTGATATTTTGGTTTGCTTTTTCATGTTCGAATGGTTTATTTTTTGTGGTTGAATTGTCACTTCTTTCAACAAAGTTATCCGGTCCGGGAGCAGGCGTTTGGGACCATTGTCTTGATTACTTGGACTATTGTTCAAAAAATAGAACCAATCAAAAAAGAAGCCCCGGTATGGGACTTAATTCCGTACCGGGGCTTACAAAAGACTCAAGGTTACCCGCTCCCTTACCCTTACTTCTGGATCAAAAACTGCTGCGCATCCGAGCCATTGCAATCGTAAATATTTACATTCGACCGCTTGCCGTACACGCCGTCGGTGTTCTTTTCGATCTGCATGCACTTACCCGGGTTGACCACCGAACGGATCGATTTTGTCAACCCGTCGTAAAGCCATTTTTGAGCATCGGCGCCGTTGCAACCCCACAACTGGATGTTGTTGCCATTATCGGTGTTGCTATCACGGAGATCAATGCACAGATTATGGTTACTGCGCATCTTGATGATCAGGCCGGCGAAATCCCATTGTTCGGCCATATTGATATCGTCCTTCGTCCACAGCTGGATATTGGAGCCATATTGTTCACCGGTGTGCGAGTGCACCGCAAAGCCGGGCGCCAAAACCGGGACGATGTGCCTGACCGCTGCCGGGTCGCTCACCGTGGTGGCGCCCTCGATCGTCCACTTCATGTTGTTACTGGTATAGTTGCAATCCCACAATTGGAGATTGACATTCGAATTCGGATACGCACTTCCGTTGGTGGCATCAAAGCATTTGTTTGAATTCACCCCTGAATGCATCGTTTTGTAGAGGCCGTTATACACCCATTTCTGAGCATCGTTCCCGTTGCATCCCCACAGCCTGATATTGGTGCCATTTGCGGTTTTCATATTGTCAAGGTCAATACATTTATCGTAATCCAACATCGAATGGATTGTCCGATCCGCCGTATTCAAGTACCATTGTTGATTGGAATTTCCGGTACAGGTATACGTTTGAATGTTAGTACCATTATCTATATTGCTACGATAGTCGTCAATGCACTTATTTGAATTATACGTAAAGTGAAGGGTTGTCACCTCAGGCGCATTATCTGTAAGTTGAAAGACGACGTAGCCGTCCATCGGATTATGTGTTTTTGGAAGGATGGTGATGTCGCTAAAAAATAACCACAGACTATTATAATAACTACCACCACCGCCAGAACTCATGAGCACGCTTCCTCTACCTCCACCGGAATATCCGCCACCGCCGCCGCCGGCGGAGTCGTTATAGTGCCCGCCAAAGCCACAACCAAAGCCAGAATGAACAGTTGATGCATAATAATCGCCCGAGGAGGTCCATTCGTCCTGAGATCCAATTGGCACTCCGTTTTTCAAGGCATTATTCACCCCTCCTCCTCCTCCATTATCGGCGTCACTTCCGTTTCTTCCGCCATCCTTATACCCATTCGAACCCCAGGTTTTAGAAGATGCCGATTGACCTTCGCTTTGGATCGAACAGCAGTCTTGATAGGCTCCGCCGCCGCCGCCTGCAACCGCTATGGTTTCCCAGGAACTTTCATTAGGTTTTTTAATAAACAAGCCTGTTCCGCCGCCGCCGTCAACTCCTTCAGTCAAAAATGAATCATCAGTGGTACCCCTTAATCCTATGATCATACGAACTGTTGATCCTGGCGGAACTTCATTTTCACCAGTTCCAATTTTCAAATAACCTTTGATAAGGGCGCCGCCGCCGCCTTTGGTCTTAAAAGGGGTGATAAGTGCGGTGTTTATTCTATTTCCACCATCTGCTCCCCTGACTTCAAGGCGCAGGTGGTCGTAATTTACATTGGTCGGAACAGTCAGGTCAACATAGGACCCGGTATAAGTGACCTTGTAGTTATGATCGTTATTCCACATCTGTAGTGAGCGTTCACCTCTTTTGGCCTCTTCTACAGCAGCTACCGAGTAATGGTTCTCCATGTAACTCCAATAATCATATTGAGCGTTTAGCAGGGCAGGCCCGAAAAGAGTGGTCATGAGCAAAAGCAAATAGATTTTGGTCTGTTTTGACTTACTATCCTTTTCCATTGTTAATTTTTTTATTTTCGGAAATTGAAACATTTTAACCTTGACCATACAAAGATGCCGGCTGTGGCGAAGCTAATTCAGGACTATTGTTTCGATTTCTTGGGCCATTGTTTTGAAAGGAAGGCATTACAAAAAATGCTCCGGCGCGGGACTGAAACCTGCACCGGAGCATGGTAAGGGAAAGAAGAATGATGCGCTCTTTACGACTGGAAAAGTAACAAGTGTTCGTCCGAACCCTTGCAATCTTTGCTGAATATAGCCATACCTGCAAAGGACCTTACTTACGAACGAGTTCAAAACGCATGGCCAGCAACTTGACGCTCCCGACATTATACGCATAGCCCTGGATCTTATTCTGCCCTTTGAGTTCGAATTTGAAATTGATCTGGGCCGTCTGATTGGCTTCATCGGCCGGTTCACTGAGCATCCCGGCCTTGCCGTCGAAGAATCCGAGCAGGGCTTCCTGGCCCTCGAATACCTTAGTGCCCGACTCATCGAAGACGGCCCAATTATTGACTCCGGTGACGAGGCCGTCGGGACGCTGCTCCAAGGTCCACTCCAGGGTAGCAGTTCGCTCCAGGATCTGTATCCCATTATTGGCAACGGTCTCTCCCTGTGGATGCACTTCTGTGTGCTCTACCAGATACACGACCGGTTTTTCTGTTACCCAGGTTCCGGAGAGGCTCTTATTTCCCTGAGCATAAGCAGGCTGTATGCAGAGGAAGAAAACAACCGACAGTACAGATGGTAATACATAGTCTCTCATAATCAAAAATTAAATGGTGAACGAAAAGTTATCGGTGACCTGTTCCGCCACCGGGCGTGAGTCCGGTGGCGGAACAGATTCAAAAGGATAAGGAAATGAATTTTGTTACTCCTGGATCAAAAACTGCTGTTCCTGCGAGCCATTGCAATCGTAAATGCTTACATTCGACCGCTTACCGTACGCGCCATCCGTGTTTTTATCGATCTGCATGCATTTATCCGGGTTGACCACCGAGCGGATCGATCGATTCATCCCGTCGTAGAGCCATTTCTGGGCATTGGTGCCGTTGCAGTCGTACAACTGAATGTTATTGCTCTGGCTGAGGTCGATGCACAGGTTCTGGTGATCGCGCATCTTGATGGCCAGGCCGTCGAAGTACCACTGTTCGGCCGTGTTGATGTTGTCTTTGGTCCACAACTGGATGTTGGAGCCCGATTCGGCGCCGGTATGGGAGTGGACGGCAAAGCTGGTAGCTAGGACCGGAAGGATGTGCTTCATGTTGGACAGATCGCTCACCGTCACAGCGCCATCGATTTTCCACTTTTGGTTGATATTTGAATAGTTACAATCCCACAACTGGAGGTTGACAGAAGGCATTATACTTCCGTCAGGGGCATAAAAGCATTTGTCCGAATTCACGCCCGAGTGCATCGTTTTGTAGAGGCCGTTGTACACCCAGTGCTGGGCATTAGCCCCGTTGCAATCATACAATTGGATATTGGCGCCATTTGCCGTGTTGCTATTATCCAGATCCAGGCATTTATTGAAATCCAACGCGGAACGGATAGTGCGATCTGTTGG from Saprospiraceae bacterium encodes:
- a CDS encoding ricin-type beta-trefoil lectin domain protein, with the translated sequence MEKDSKSKQTKIYLLLLMTTLFGPALLNAQYDYWSYMENHYSVAAVEEAKRGERSLQMWNNDHNYKVTYTGSYVDLTVPTNVNYDHLRLEVRGADGGNRINTALITPFKTKGGGGALIKGYLKIGTGENEVPPGSTVRMIIGLRGTTDDSFLTEGVDGGGGTGLFIKKPNESSWETIAVAGGGGGAYQDCCSIQSEGQSASSKTWGSNGYKDGGRNGSDADNGGGGGVNNALKNGVPIGSQDEWTSSGDYYASTVHSGFGCGFGGHYNDSAGGGGGGYSGGGRGSVLMSSGGGGSYYNSLWLFFSDITILPKTHNPMDGYVVFQLTDNAPEVTTLHFTYNSNKCIDDYRSNIDNGTNIQTYTCTGNSNQQWYLNTADRTIHSMLDYDKCIDLDNMKTANGTNIRLWGCNGNDAQKWVYNGLYKTMHSGVNSNKCFDATNGSAYPNSNVNLQLWDCNYTSNNMKWTIEGATTVSDPAAVRHIVPVLAPGFAVHSHTGEQYGSNIQLWTKDDINMAEQWDFAGLIIKMRSNHNLCIDLRDSNTDNGNNIQLWGCNGADAQKWLYDGLTKSIRSVVNPGKCMQIEKNTDGVYGKRSNVNIYDCNGSDAQQFLIQK
- a CDS encoding ricin-type beta-trefoil lectin domain protein — encoded protein: MKKQTKISGKGIWTLSLMMIFLGMTVAELGAQDIIHSGTKDMVVTSDHENMYIVLQGGDGGKNSIGNGGRGATVTGWLNIGTGSGMIPPGSTLRFIAGAAGESTEIRGSGGGGASGLVFKAPGTSTWTTIAVAAGGGGATIDLGGWNSSGEDGGPGKTSINNMEKTPSYLPWGLQGGGTHTSSDDPCGGQAGMYNGSPEQVAVGSGCSAKGGAGFGSGASTHDSDGNGKKYYGGGGGGHYGGYIGISGGNPVYDNGGGSWANITYIAGAKAYSNGTTGSPQNGFAMYTYEEEIRFAYNTNKCLDDYKSGTDNGTNIQTYSCTDNINQMWLIHPTDRTIHSKLNYNKCLDLSNSNTSNGSNIQLYDCNGTEAQNWVYNGLYKTIHSSENFDKCLDAANGTATSSNVNVQLWDCQYSNYNQKWLIEGASTVSNPANVRFIIPVYAPDFAVHSHTGAESGSNIQLWTKDDANTAEQWYFDGLAIKMRNNQNLCVDLSQSNTSNGNNIQLYNCNGSNAQKWIYDGMTKSIRSVVNPDKCMQIEKNTDGVYGKRSNVNIYDCNSSAAQQFLIQE